GCTAGATCTCCTTGCTGACGAAGCCGCTGCTGCCACGCCCGGCGTTGACGAACGCTCCCGCGCCGCCGTAAGTTTGCCCGGGGTTGAAAAGACGGTTGAAGAAGTTCACCGAGCGTCCTACCACGTTGAGGGAGTCCTCGATCAGCCTCCGGTGCAACGCGAGCGCCCCCTGCAGTGCCCGGGCGTTGCCGGTCACCGACTGCTGTGCCTCCTTAAGCGCCTGCTTTTCCGGCGCCCCGAGCCGCTCGATGATGGGCGACAGCGTGCTGTTGCCCGGCATCCCCAGGTCGGTGCCGATGGCGGCGATCATCTCCTGGCACTGCCCGGAGAGCCGCGCCAGGCGTTCCATCCCCGCCGTGATCTCCTGCTGGTTTTCCTCCAGCCGGGCCAGGTCGAGGGAGGTCATGCATTCCTGCTCTTCCTGCAAAAGCGCCTGCATCTGGTCCAGGAGCACCCCCTTCTCACACAGGGCCGCTATCAGTTCGACGACGTTACGATCCATCTATTCCCCCTTAACGCGACTTGTACGCGTCCATCATCTTTTGCGCCAGGGCCGAGGCTTCGACACGGTAAGAGCCGTTTTGCAGGTTCTGCTTGGCCAGCGCCACCCGGTCCATCCTCACGTCGGGCATCGCCGCCACCTCGGCTTTGAGCTTCTGCAGCTCCCTCGCCTGGGACGAGATCTCGACCCGGTCGAAGGGGATGACCCGTCCGGCGGGACGGATCCCCTGCACTGCCTGTGTCTGCTGCGTCTCGTTCCGGACCTGCTGCGATCGGTTCAGATCGACTACGTACGCTGAACCTTCAATCCGCATTCTGCACCCCCTTAGCCGGAGCCGGCGTGCCGTAGGCCCGCGAGAGCTCCCTCTCTATGGTCTGTGCCAGTCCTATGCCGCCTCCCTGCACCGCGGCGTTGGCGTACTCCTGGTCCAGCAGGGATCGGAAGGTCTCTTCACCTTTTCCCCCTCCGGTCAGGGTGTCCTTGCCCACGGTGTCCCGCATCGACTTGAGCATCATGGAGACGAACATCGCCTCGAAGTCGCGGGCCACCTTCTTGATCTGCTCCGGGTTTTGCTCCCGGGCACTCTTTTGCGCCCGCAGGTCGGTGACCGGCAGCGCGTTGTCCGGAATCGGCTTTACATCCATGACCGTTCTCCCTACATCACGCTCAGCTCGGCGTTGAGCGCGCCGGCGGCCTTGATGGCCTGCATGATGCCGAGGAGGTCCCTGGGGGTAACCCCGAGGGTGTTCAGCCCCCGCACCACCTCGCCCAGGTTGGCCCCCTCACGTATCAGCGAGAGGTTTACCTTCTCTTCGGCGATCTTCAGGTCGGTCCTGGGTACCACGGTGGTGGTGCCGGTCTTGGCAAACGGCGCCGGCTGGGAGACCTTCGGGGTCTCCTTGACCACCACGGTCAGGTTGCCGTGGGACACGGCCACCGTCGAGATGCGCACGTTCTCGCCCATGACGATAGTGCCGGTGCGCTCGTTCATGACCACCTTGGCCATCACGTCCGGGTTCACTTCGAGCCGCTCCAGATCAGCCACGAACTCCACCACCCGGTTCTGGTACTCGCCGGGGATGGCGACCTGCACGCTGCCAGGATCGGTGAGCGACGCCGAGCCCTGGAAGCGGCCGTTGATGGCGGCGGCGACCCGGGCGGCGGTGGTGAAGTCAGACTGGTGCAGGTTCAGCTTCAGTACCGGGCGGTTGGCCAGCACGTTGGGAAGCTCGCGCTCCACCAGCGCCCCCTCGGGGACGGTGCCGGCGGTAGGATGGTTCTTTACCGCGGTGGTGGCCTGCCCGCCGTAGGAGAAGGAGTTGGTCAGCACCGGCCCCTGGGCCACGGCGTAGACCTGGCCGTCGGCGCCCTTCAAGGGAGCCATCATCAGGGTGCCGCCGGCGAGGCTCTTGGCGTCGCCCATGGACGAGACCAGCACGTCGAGTTTGTTACCCTGCTTGGCGAAGGGGGGAAGCTGGGCGGTCACCATGACCGCGGCCACGTTCTTCACCGTGATGTCGGCGCGGTTCACGGTAAGCCCCAACCGCTCCAGGGCGCCCACCAGGGACTGCACCGGGAACTTGGTCTGATCCGAGTCGCCGCTGCCGTTCAGGCCGACCACGAGGCCGTAGCCGATGAGCTGGTTGTCGCGCACGCCGTCGAAGGCGGCAATGTCCTTGATACGCGCCGCCTGGGCGAACTGGGGCAGTATCAGGATCACGAGGAGCGCGAGGCAGCTTTTTAAAATCACGTTAACTTTCAAGCTCTTTCACCTAACCCTTTTCGGCCGTCGTGTCGGAATCTTGACACAAAACCGTCAATTCCCGAACACGCCGCCCGCTTAGAACGGCCAGACCTTGTCCAGCACGTTCATCAGCCACCCCGGTTTCTGGCGGTCCGAGATGATCCCCTTGCCGGAGTAGGAGATCCTGGCGTCGGCGATGAGCGCCGAGTTGACGGTGTTGTCGGTGCTGACGTCACGCCCGCGCACCGTACCGGTCAGCACGATGATCTGGTCCTCGTTGTTCACCCTGACGTTGCGCCTCCCCTCGATGAGCATGTTGCCGTTGGGGATGACGTCCACTACCTTGGCCGAAATGGTCGCCTGCAGGGTCTCCTGGCGCGAGGTGGAGCCGGCGCCGTCGAACTTGGAGCCGTAGCTCGCGCTCAGCAGGCTTGCGAGGTCGGCCCAGGACTTGATCGGCGTCTTCTCCAGGCCGAGCAGGTTGGGGATCCCGGCGCTGATCGAGGAGTCGCGCGAGGTGCCGGTGGCGGCTTTCTTGCTGGCGCTGGCGTTCTCGGAGATCACCACCGTGATGATGTCGCCGCGCCTTCTTGCCTTCATATCCTCGGCCAGCGCGGTTGAGTTGGCCTGCCAGAGCGAGCCGTTGCTGTAGTTCACCTGCGGCGCCGGGATCTGCTCGTCAAAGGTCGGGGTCACCACCTCGGCGCTTTGGTGCGCGCAGGCCGAAAGCCATAACAGCGGCAGGCCAAGGGCCGCCGCCTTCACTATGGTCAAGCTGTTGCTGTTCTTGCGGTCCATCTAGAAATCCACCTTTACCGTGGTCGCGTCGACCACCCGCGCCGCGATCTCCTTCTGCGAGGAGAGGTTCTGCACCGTGATCAGGTCGCCCGAGGCGCCGGCCCCCTTGGCCCGACCGGTCGCGGTGATGCGCACCACGTCGTTCTCGGCCACGATGGTCACCACCTGCCCGCTCTTGACGATGGGCACCTTCTCCAGGTTGTCCTTTCTGACCGGGGAGTTGGCGCGCAGGGTACTCTTGACCCTCAGCCCAACCGCCTCGTTGATGTTGTTGAAATAACGTCCCTGCACCTGGGCCAGGTCACGCTTGACGATGGCGAGGTCGGAGGCGGCAAGCACCTCGCCACGCTCCAGGGGACGTGCGGCCACGACCATCTCGGCCAGCGCCTCGACCTCGACCAGTACGGTCTGGTTCTTCTTGACCTGGTCGTCGACCCGCACCATGAGGGCCACCGAGGCCGGTCCGTACCCTTCCCAGCGCTCCGGGGCCACCACGTCGAAAGTGACCTTGCCGGCGGGGAGCTTCAGGTCCCCCTGGTAGTTGATCTTCTTGACGGTGATGTCGGCGTTCAAGGGAGCCGCCTTCTGCACCAGGTAATCCTTGATGGCCGCCTTGACCGTCGCCTCGCTCACCACGTTGACCGCGGCCGGGCCCGCCACCTGGGCGAAGCCGGAGAGCGGCAGGGCGAGGAGCGCGAGAGCAAGTAACAATGCGCGCATCAGGAGTTACCTCTTCAGTGCAGCGGCCTGCTGCAGCATGTCGTCGGAGGCCTGGATCGCCTTGGAGTTGATCTCGTAGGCGCGCTGGGAGACGATCATGCTCACCATCTCCTCCATGACGCTCACGTTGCTCTGCTCGATGTACCCCTGCTCCAGGGTCCCGAGGCCGTTCTGCCCGGCGGTGCCGGTCGTGGCGTTGCCCGAGGAGTCGGTGGGGAGGAAGAGGTTCTTGCCGATGGCGTTCAGGCCGGCCGGGTTGGTGAAGGAGGCGAGCTGGATGGTCCCCACCGTGGTCGCCGCGGTCTGTCCCGCCTGCTGCACCGAGACGGTGCCGTCGGACCCGATGTTGATGCTGGTGGCGTTACTGGGAATCACGATTTCCGGCAGGATGGGCTGGCCGTCCGAGGTGACCACCCTCCCCTGGCCGTCCTTTTTGAGCGAGCCGGCGCGAGTGTAGGCGGTGGTGCCGTCGGACTGCTGCACCTGGAGGAAGCCGTCCCCCTCGATGGCCATATCGAGTTCGTTGCCGGTGTGCACCATGGTCCCGGTGGTGAAGATCTTGCTCACCGCGCCGGGGCGCACGCCGAGACCGACCTGGATGCCGGTCGGGATGGTGGTGGTGTTGGTGGCCGGGGCGCCGGTGGTCTTCTCGGTCTGGTACATGAGGTCCTGGAAGTCGGCGCGGCTTTTCTTGAAGCCGGTGGTGCTGGAGTTGGCCAGGTTGTTGGCTACCACGTCTATGTTGAGCTGCTGAGCCTGCATCCCTGATGCGGCCGTCCAAAGTGCTCTGATCATGTTGTTTCTCCTGTTTTTATACTTTGCCGAGGTCGTTGGCTGCGCGGGAGGTGAGGTCGTCGTAGGTCTTGACGGCCTTGGCGCAGATCTCGAAGTAGCGGCTCGCCTCGATCAGGCGCGACATCTCCACCACCGCCTTGACGTTGGAGGTCTCCAGGTATCCCTGCTTGATGCCGGCCGTGGACGCGGTGGTCGGGGCATTGGGATCGGCCGGCTGGAACAGCCCGTTGCCCAGCTTGTTGAGGGCGTAGGGCTTGGCGAAGTCCGCCGTGCTGATGGTCCCTACGGCGTTGCCGTTCACGCTCACCTGCCCGTTGGCGCCGATCTCGACCTTACCGTTGGCGGGGACCGTGATGGAGCCACCGCTTCCCTGCACCTCGTAACCGTCGGCGGTAACCAGCCTG
This window of the Geomonas agri genome carries:
- the flgG gene encoding flagellar basal-body rod protein FlgG encodes the protein MIRALWTAASGMQAQQLNIDVVANNLANSSTTGFKKSRADFQDLMYQTEKTTGAPATNTTTIPTGIQVGLGVRPGAVSKIFTTGTMVHTGNELDMAIEGDGFLQVQQSDGTTAYTRAGSLKKDGQGRVVTSDGQPILPEIVIPSNATSINIGSDGTVSVQQAGQTAATTVGTIQLASFTNPAGLNAIGKNLFLPTDSSGNATTGTAGQNGLGTLEQGYIEQSNVSVMEEMVSMIVSQRAYEINSKAIQASDDMLQQAAALKR
- the flgA gene encoding flagellar basal body P-ring formation chaperone FlgA; its protein translation is MRALLLALALLALPLSGFAQVAGPAAVNVVSEATVKAAIKDYLVQKAAPLNADITVKKINYQGDLKLPAGKVTFDVVAPERWEGYGPASVALMVRVDDQVKKNQTVLVEVEALAEMVVAARPLERGEVLAASDLAIVKRDLAQVQGRYFNNINEAVGLRVKSTLRANSPVRKDNLEKVPIVKSGQVVTIVAENDVVRITATGRAKGAGASGDLITVQNLSSQKEIAARVVDATTVKVDF
- a CDS encoding flagellar basal body L-ring protein FlgH, whose protein sequence is MKAAALGLPLLWLSACAHQSAEVVTPTFDEQIPAPQVNYSNGSLWQANSTALAEDMKARRRGDIITVVISENASASKKAATGTSRDSSISAGIPNLLGLEKTPIKSWADLASLLSASYGSKFDGAGSTSRQETLQATISAKVVDVIPNGNMLIEGRRNVRVNNEDQIIVLTGTVRGRDVSTDNTVNSALIADARISYSGKGIISDRQKPGWLMNVLDKVWPF
- a CDS encoding flagellar protein FlgN produces the protein MDRNVVELIAALCEKGVLLDQMQALLQEEQECMTSLDLARLEENQQEITAGMERLARLSGQCQEMIAAIGTDLGMPGNSTLSPIIERLGAPEKQALKEAQQSVTGNARALQGALALHRRLIEDSLNVVGRSVNFFNRLFNPGQTYGGAGAFVNAGRGSSGFVSKEI
- a CDS encoding flagellar basal body P-ring protein FlgI, which translates into the protein MILKSCLALLVILILPQFAQAARIKDIAAFDGVRDNQLIGYGLVVGLNGSGDSDQTKFPVQSLVGALERLGLTVNRADITVKNVAAVMVTAQLPPFAKQGNKLDVLVSSMGDAKSLAGGTLMMAPLKGADGQVYAVAQGPVLTNSFSYGGQATTAVKNHPTAGTVPEGALVERELPNVLANRPVLKLNLHQSDFTTAARVAAAINGRFQGSASLTDPGSVQVAIPGEYQNRVVEFVADLERLEVNPDVMAKVVMNERTGTIVMGENVRISTVAVSHGNLTVVVKETPKVSQPAPFAKTGTTTVVPRTDLKIAEEKVNLSLIREGANLGEVVRGLNTLGVTPRDLLGIMQAIKAAGALNAELSVM
- a CDS encoding rod-binding protein, whose translation is MDVKPIPDNALPVTDLRAQKSAREQNPEQIKKVARDFEAMFVSMMLKSMRDTVGKDTLTGGGKGEETFRSLLDQEYANAAVQGGGIGLAQTIERELSRAYGTPAPAKGVQNAD
- the flgM gene encoding flagellar biosynthesis anti-sigma factor FlgM produces the protein MRIEGSAYVVDLNRSQQVRNETQQTQAVQGIRPAGRVIPFDRVEISSQARELQKLKAEVAAMPDVRMDRVALAKQNLQNGSYRVEASALAQKMMDAYKSR
- the flgF gene encoding flagellar basal-body rod protein FlgF, with the protein product MNAGMYAALTGNLSAQRRLDVISNNLANASTTGFKADQIQFESVLANVKNSTQGPVFSNDRYSTDFSAGALQRTDNSLDVALEGDGFFVVNTPQGTAYTRQGSFHLGGNGRLVTADGYEVQGSGGSITVPANGKVEIGANGQVSVNGNAVGTISTADFAKPYALNKLGNGLFQPADPNAPTTASTAGIKQGYLETSNVKAVVEMSRLIEASRYFEICAKAVKTYDDLTSRAANDLGKV